A window of Chitinophagales bacterium contains these coding sequences:
- the pheS gene encoding phenylalanine--tRNA ligase subunit alpha codes for MDTLLHQIASYKAEVAAFSTTDPKVLEEFRIKWLGTKGIVKATMGEMKQVPAEKKKEFGQVLNDFKLFVEGRFEELQSSLNGAALQAGPSIDMSLPGDPITVGTRHPISLVRNRIVSIFQRLGFSVATGPEIEDDWHNFTALNLPEHHPARDMQDTFYVLQNPDWLLRTHTSNVQIREMEKGKLPIRIVCPGRVYRNETVSARAHCFFHQVEGLYIDEQVSFADLKQTLYFFVKEMYGKDVKVRFRPSYFPFTEPSAEMDVSCFICNSKGCRVCKYTGWVEILGCGMVHPNVLDNCGIDSNKYTGFAFGMGIERPAMLLYGVNDLRLFSENDLRFLKQFTSAT; via the coding sequence ATGGACACCCTACTCCACCAAATAGCCTCTTACAAAGCAGAAGTAGCCGCCTTTTCCACAACCGATCCGAAGGTGCTGGAAGAATTCCGGATCAAATGGCTGGGCACAAAGGGGATCGTTAAGGCCACCATGGGAGAAATGAAACAAGTGCCGGCGGAAAAGAAAAAGGAATTTGGCCAGGTATTGAATGATTTCAAACTATTTGTAGAAGGCCGTTTTGAAGAACTCCAAAGTTCGCTGAATGGTGCTGCTCTGCAGGCTGGTCCATCGATTGACATGAGTTTACCCGGTGACCCCATTACCGTAGGTACCCGCCATCCCATCAGTCTGGTTCGTAACCGGATCGTTTCGATCTTTCAACGACTGGGGTTTTCCGTTGCCACTGGTCCGGAGATCGAGGATGACTGGCACAACTTCACCGCCCTTAACCTTCCCGAACACCATCCGGCGAGGGATATGCAGGATACATTCTATGTACTTCAAAACCCCGACTGGCTGTTGCGAACGCATACCAGCAATGTACAGATACGGGAAATGGAAAAGGGAAAACTCCCGATCCGTATCGTATGTCCGGGACGCGTTTACCGGAATGAGACCGTAAGTGCGCGGGCGCATTGCTTCTTCCACCAGGTGGAAGGGTTGTACATTGACGAGCAGGTAAGCTTTGCCGATCTGAAGCAAACCCTGTACTTTTTTGTAAAGGAAATGTATGGCAAGGATGTGAAAGTGCGTTTTCGCCCCTCCTATTTCCCCTTTACCGAACCCAGTGCCGAAATGGATGTAAGTTGCTTCATTTGTAATAGTAAAGGTTGCCGGGTATGTAAATATACCGGCTGGGTAGAGATACTTGGATGTGGCATGGTTCATCCCAATGTGTTGGATAACTGTGGCATTGACAGCAATAAATACACAGGTTTTGCCTTTGGTATGGGTATCGAAAGACCTGCCATGCTGCTATACGGGGTAAATGACCTGCGTCTATTCAGTGAAAACGATCTGCGTTTTCTAAAACAATTCACCAGCGCCACATGA
- a CDS encoding formimidoylglutamase produces MSDFLNISDFLLPINRFELSYDLGYKDGQIGSVIKVYEEEFPDLDEADLVLIGCGEQRGNGMHMAYSSAPDSIRRQFYAQYFWHTDIRLADIGNLKKGANLPDTYAALKTVINELINEGKTVIILGGSHDLTLAQYHAYGQNKKIVEATCVDALIDLNLESDFRCDNFLMEMLTGEPNYIRHYNHIGFQSYYIHPRVLETMDKLRFDCYRVGHVKESIEEMEPVLRNSQLFSFDISAIAHAFAPANVDSPNGFNGEDACTLMRYAGMSPQVNTVGIYGYDPDRDQHDLTAKQIAQMIWYLMDGRGRGKREAKLDEKDSFNEYHMAFAEVETIFLQSKKTGRWWMQLPDKQFIACSYKDYLLASSNEIPERWLRAQERS; encoded by the coding sequence ATGTCAGACTTCCTCAACATCTCCGACTTCCTCCTCCCCATCAACCGATTTGAATTATCGTATGACCTGGGGTATAAAGATGGGCAGATAGGGAGTGTTATTAAGGTGTATGAAGAGGAGTTTCCCGATCTGGATGAAGCCGATCTGGTGCTCATTGGGTGCGGAGAACAAAGGGGAAACGGGATGCACATGGCCTATAGCTCTGCCCCGGATAGCATACGCCGCCAATTCTACGCGCAGTATTTCTGGCATACCGATATCCGGCTGGCAGATATCGGCAACCTGAAGAAAGGAGCCAACCTTCCAGATACCTATGCCGCCTTGAAGACGGTGATCAACGAATTGATCAATGAAGGAAAAACCGTGATCATCCTGGGCGGCTCACACGATCTGACCCTTGCCCAGTACCATGCCTATGGGCAGAATAAAAAGATCGTGGAAGCCACCTGCGTGGATGCCCTGATCGACCTGAACCTGGAATCGGATTTTCGCTGTGATAACTTCCTGATGGAAATGCTCACCGGCGAACCCAATTATATCCGCCATTATAACCATATCGGTTTTCAAAGTTATTATATCCATCCGCGGGTATTGGAGACGATGGACAAATTACGTTTTGATTGTTACCGGGTCGGACATGTAAAGGAAAGCATTGAAGAAATGGAGCCCGTTCTTCGCAACTCCCAACTTTTTAGCTTTGATATTTCTGCTATTGCCCATGCCTTTGCCCCGGCAAATGTGGATTCACCCAATGGATTCAATGGCGAAGACGCCTGTACCCTTATGCGCTATGCAGGCATGAGCCCACAGGTGAATACGGTAGGTATTTATGGCTATGATCCCGATCGTGATCAACATGACCTGACGGCCAAACAGATCGCACAGATGATCTGGTACCTGATGGACGGACGCGGACGGGGAAAAAGAGAAGCCAAACTGGATGAAAAGGATTCATTCAATGAATACCATATGGCCTTTGCCGAGGTAGAGACCATTTTTCTGCAAAGTAAAAAGACCGGACGCTGGTGGATGCAATTACCCGATAAACAATTCATCGCCTGCAGTTATAAAGATTATCTCCTCGCCAGCAGTAATGAAATACCGGAGCGGTGGTTGCGGGCGCAGGAGAGGTCGTGA